TACATTTATTGCTGGTCTTCCTCCCCAGGCAGCTTCAGACCCccaccaacctcctcctcctctctctggctgtctcagaTTTCCTCGCGGGCCTCCTCATGTTCTTTCAAATTGTGCTCATAGACGGCTGCTGGTTCCTCGGTGACCTCATGTGTACTCTGTATCAGTATCTAGCATATATTATTACCTCTACCTCAGTAGGAACCATGGTGATTATATCTGTTGACCGCTATGTGGCTATTTGTTATCCTCTGCATTACTTCACCCAAATCACACTAAAAAGGGCTCAagtctctgtttctctgagTTGGATATGTTCTGTAATCTTTAGTCTGATTCTACAGGATATCCTGAAACAACCAGGCAGGTACAATTCCTGCATTGGAGAGTGTATCATTGTCATGGACTTTGTTACTGGACTTGTAGATGTTATATTTTCCTTCATTGTTCCCATTactattgttgttgttctgtatATGAGAGTATTTAtggtggctgtgtctcaggctcgtgCCATGAGGTCTCATGTTGTAGCTGTCACAATCCAGCAATCAGTGAAAATAACTGCtaagaaatctgaaatgaaagcagccaggactctcggtgttgttgtagttgtgtttctaatatgtctCTGCCCATATTATTGTGTCGCTCTTACGGACAAAGACAACTTGCTCAATGCTTCATCTGCTGCCTTTGTAATATGTCTTTTCTATTTTAACTCCTGTCTAAACCCTGTGATCTATGCCCTTTTCTATCCCTGGTTTAGAAAATCAATTAAGCTCATTGTTACATGTAAGATACTGCAGCCTGACTCCTGTGAGGCCAACATAATGTAGAGAGTCTCTGCGTGGTGCCTGAAATTAGACCCTCGGcatgaacagaaaaatgtacttggTCATGATCAGATCATATATGTGTCTTTACATTGTGTATGTTACAATATTCACCAAGAATTACggtttcattttcactgcaacagtgaagcttttttttgtcatttttaaccACTGTCAACCACCCAGAAATATTGTAACTAGTACTTGGTCACCTAACACCTAAGGACACATGCAAAgtgttttgctgaaattccaaAGATGAACAACAACTACAGCACCAGCCTGTTCCTTGGTAATCTCCATACCGTACTCCTGTGCTTAAGGATATCAGTTTTGATGCAAGTGTAATGGATacaaaactgaatgtaaaacGTGTTAACCCTTGTTCCCTCCTCAAATTTACTACCCCCTGGACACCTTCGTGGCAAAaatgtacacgcacacaaaaactGCTATTAAATCATCATACATCAAATTTttttctgattgtttttttcataaatCTGTTAAACAACTTCCACCCTGCTCAAAACTACCAAACATTCAAtcattttcaggattttaaccctttaaatgccagtttaattatttgaattatttcattatctattacaaaaaaacacaaaaaatttattattttacatataataaatagtaGAGGGATGGGACATTGGTGGTGATTAGAGTCTTGGATATGTCAAAGATTAGCAACAAAATTGATGCATTAGTATGCATTAGTATGCATTAGTATTTTTTATGTAGTGTCAGATACTCCCTCTGGACACCT
This window of the Enoplosus armatus isolate fEnoArm2 chromosome 11, fEnoArm2.hap1, whole genome shotgun sequence genome carries:
- the LOC139292009 gene encoding trace amine-associated receptor 13c-like, which translates into the protein MMETLEGTELCFPQFLNTSCRKPKRPHFEAMLIYILLSSISVLTAALNLLVIISISHFKQLQTPTNLLLLSLAVSDFLAGLLMFFQIVLIDGCWFLGDLMCTLYQYLAYIITSTSVGTMVIISVDRYVAICYPLHYFTQITLKRAQVSVSLSWICSVIFSLILQDILKQPGRYNSCIGECIIVMDFVTGLVDVIFSFIVPITIVVVLYMRVFMVAVSQARAMRSHVVAVTIQQSVKITAKKSEMKAARTLGVVVVVFLICLCPYYCVALTDKDNLLNASSAAFVICLFYFNSCLNPVIYALFYPWFRKSIKLIVTCKILQPDSCEANIM